One genomic region from Mycobacterium basiliense encodes:
- a CDS encoding PE family protein — translation MSYVAAIPEIMTRAATDLGTIGTAVSQASAAAAAPTTSVLAAGADEISQAIAALFGMHGQAYQQLSTQAAAFHTQFVETLSGTATSYAIAEAANATPLQAGLDLLNAPTQALLNRPLIGDGANGAPGQAGGAGGLLYGNGGNGGNGAAGQAGGAGGNAGLIGNGGNGGVGGPGAATGFAGGTGGTGGWLFGNGGNGGTGGATDFQSVSGVGGTGGTAVGLFGHGGNGGDGGIPRSGTGGTGGAGGAGALLYGNGGNGGNNYAGLGDAGAGGDARLFGHGGTGGWTAGGSLDSVGGAGGNGGLLYGNGGNGGYNLSGGAGGAGGSSGVFGNGGDGGDVIHGTTGTIAGAGGHAGGFGNGGDGGSIGGAGTGGNGGNGGMLIGNGGDGGTGDGIISGGTPTTGGNGGHAVGMIGNGGDGGTGGASSTLSGFDSSAGGRGGNGGNGAWLFGDGGSGGGGGVGGLGYAGTDAYAGGAGGNGGTGALLGNGGSGGAAGASLSPNTAPSAGGNGGDAQLIGTGGTGGLGDSGGPGGANGTDGPLFGNPLDPINAPTRALFGRPLFGDGADGAPGQAGEAGGLLYGDGGDGGNGLPGAPGGAGGAAGLIGNGGNGGIGGPGTSGQPGGAGGAGGWLIGDGGNGGIGGGGTTGVGGVGGAGGNAVGLFGDGGDGGDGGLRGPRFNTGGNGGDGGTGGWLYGNGGNGGNTGVGNAPAGATAGAGGAARLIGYGGDGGHAGTGANGAGGAGGKGGWLIGDGGDGGHAHSGANATGGVGGNGGVFGSGGDGGDVPGGGSGSAAGAGGNAGWFGHGGDGGGNGENGVGGSGGNGGLMVGDGGDGGNAAVAGALATGGAGGHAVGLFGDGGDGGTGGTARFDSAGGTGGDGGNGARIFGRGGVGGSGGTGGLDSPSNGYAGGNGGNGGRSGLIGDGGTGGAAGSSRSSVTVPSAGGNGGNAQLVGNGGDGGPGDSGGPGGAGGTAGSLLGQNGSAGR, via the coding sequence TTGTCGTATGTTGCCGCAATCCCGGAGATAATGACCAGGGCAGCAACGGATCTAGGCACTATCGGCACCGCCGTGAGCCAGGCCAGCGCGGCCGCAGCGGCCCCGACCACCAGCGTGCTCGCCGCCGGCGCCGACGAGATATCGCAGGCGATCGCCGCGCTATTCGGCATGCACGGACAGGCCTATCAACAACTCAGCACTCAAGCCGCGGCGTTTCACACCCAGTTCGTCGAGACCTTGAGCGGCACCGCGACGTCGTATGCGATCGCCGAGGCGGCCAACGCGACACCGCTGCAGGCTGGACTCGACCTGCTCAACGCACCCACCCAGGCGCTGCTGAACCGCCCGCTGATCGGCGATGGCGCCAACGGGGCACCCGGACAAGCCGGCGGCGCCGGCGGACTGCTCTACGGCAACGGCGGCAACGGCGGCAACGGTGCGGCCGGCCAGGCAGGTGGTGCCGGCGGCAACGCGGGGCTGATCGGCAACGGCGGCAACGGCGGGGTCGGCGGGCCCGGGGCAGCGACCGGCTTCGCCGGCGGCACCGGCGGCACCGGCGGGTGGCTGTTCGGCAACGGCGGCAACGGCGGAACCGGTGGCGCCACCGATTTCCAGAGCGTCAGTGGCGTCGGCGGGACCGGAGGCACCGCGGTGGGCCTGTTCGGACACGGCGGCAATGGCGGCGACGGCGGCATCCCCCGCAGCGGGACTGGCGGTACCGGCGGTGCCGGCGGCGCCGGCGCGCTGTTGTATGGCAACGGGGGCAACGGCGGCAACAACTACGCCGGCCTCGGTGACGCCGGCGCTGGGGGGGATGCTCGCCTGTTCGGACACGGCGGCACCGGCGGCTGGACTGCCGGCGGCAGCCTCGATTCGGTGGGCGGCGCCGGCGGAAACGGCGGGCTGCTGTACGGCAACGGCGGCAACGGCGGCTACAACCTGTCCGGAGGCGCCGGCGGCGCCGGCGGTAGCAGCGGCGTGTTCGGCAACGGTGGCGATGGCGGCGACGTGATCCATGGCACGACCGGAACGATCGCGGGCGCCGGCGGTCACGCAGGAGGGTTCGGCAACGGCGGCGACGGTGGCTCCATCGGGGGAGCCGGCACCGGCGGCAACGGCGGCAACGGCGGCATGCTTATCGGCAACGGCGGCGATGGCGGGACCGGTGACGGCATCATTTCAGGCGGCACCCCGACCACTGGTGGCAACGGCGGCCACGCCGTCGGCATGATCGGCAACGGTGGCGACGGCGGCACCGGTGGCGCCAGCAGCACGTTGTCCGGTTTCGACAGTAGTGCCGGTGGCCGCGGTGGCAACGGCGGCAACGGCGCCTGGTTGTTCGGCGACGGTGGGTCCGGCGGCGGCGGAGGTGTCGGTGGTCTGGGCTACGCCGGTACCGACGCCTACGCTGGCGGCGCCGGCGGCAACGGCGGCACCGGCGCACTACTCGGCAACGGTGGTTCCGGTGGCGCCGCCGGCGCCAGCCTGAGCCCCAACACCGCCCCAAGTGCCGGCGGCAACGGCGGGGATGCCCAGTTGATCGGCACCGGCGGCACCGGCGGGTTGGGCGACTCAGGCGGCCCCGGCGGGGCAAACGGTACCGATGGCCCACTGTTCGGCAATCCGCTAGACCCGATCAACGCCCCCACCCGGGCGCTGTTCGGGCGCCCGCTGTTCGGCGACGGCGCCGATGGGGCCCCAGGGCAAGCCGGTGAGGCCGGCGGGTTGCTCTACGGCGACGGCGGCGATGGTGGCAACGGATTGCCCGGTGCGCCCGGAGGTGCCGGCGGGGCCGCCGGGTTGATCGGCAACGGCGGCAACGGGGGAATCGGCGGGCCTGGCACCAGCGGCCAACCCGGGGGCGCGGGTGGGGCCGGCGGCTGGCTCATCGGCGACGGCGGCAATGGCGGGATCGGCGGGGGCGGCACGACCGGAGTTGGCGGAGTCGGTGGCGCCGGCGGCAACGCCGTCGGGCTGTTCGGCGACGGCGGTGACGGCGGCGACGGCGGGTTGCGTGGGCCCAGATTCAACACGGGCGGCAACGGCGGTGACGGCGGCACCGGCGGCTGGCTGTACGGCAACGGCGGCAACGGCGGCAACACCGGAGTGGGCAACGCCCCCGCCGGTGCCACCGCTGGGGCTGGCGGCGCTGCACGGCTGATTGGCTACGGCGGTGACGGCGGCCACGCTGGCACCGGCGCCAACGGCGCCGGTGGTGCCGGCGGCAAGGGCGGCTGGCTCATCGGCGACGGCGGGGACGGTGGCCATGCGCACAGCGGGGCGAATGCCACCGGTGGAGTTGGCGGCAACGGCGGAGTCTTCGGCAGCGGCGGCGACGGCGGTGATGTGCCCGGTGGCGGTTCCGGTAGCGCCGCTGGCGCCGGCGGCAACGCCGGGTGGTTCGGCCATGGTGGTGACGGCGGCGGTAACGGCGAAAATGGTGTCGGCGGTTCCGGAGGCAATGGCGGGCTAATGGTCGGCGACGGGGGCGACGGCGGCAATGCCGCAGTCGCCGGGGCCCTCGCCACGGGTGGAGCCGGCGGCCACGCCGTGGGGCTGTTCGGCGACGGCGGCGACGGCGGCACCGGCGGAACCGCCCGCTTCGACTCGGCCGGCGGTACTGGCGGTGACGGTGGAAACGGCGCCAGGATATTTGGTCGCGGCGGCGTCGGCGGCTCCGGCGGAACCGGCGGCCTCGACTCTCCGAGCAACGGCTACGCGGGCGGCAACGGCGGCAACGGGGGCCGGTCCGGACTAATCGGCGACGGCGGAACCGGCGGGGCCGCGGGCAGCAGCCGAAGTTCCGTCACCGTTCCCAGCGCCGGCGGCAACGGCGGCAACGCGCAGTTGGTCGGCAATGGTGGCGACGGTGGACCCGGCGACTCCGGTGGCCCCGGCGGCGCCGGCGGTACCGCCGGGTCGCTTCTCGGCCAGAACGGTTCCGCTGGACGGTAA
- a CDS encoding PE family protein produces MSYVAAIPEIMTRAATDLGTIGTAVSQASAAAAAPTTSVLAAGADEISQAIAALFGMHGQAYQQLSTQAAAFHTQFVETLSGTATSYAIAEAANATPLQAGLDLLNAPTQALLGRPLIGDGANGAPGQAGGAGGLLYGNGGNGGTSTTAGVAGGAGGDAGLIGNGGAGGGGGAGAIGGAGGRGGWLIGNGGAGGAGGTATAVGFPGAVGGAGGAGGSAGLWGNGGSGGDGGGGGMGAAGSGDGGLGGAGGQAGNGGLLFGNGGTGGQGGAGGTGGGEAVEGIAGAGGNGGHGGGGGTGGLLFGSGGAAGDGGTGGDGGAGDFFTTARGGAGGDGGAGGTAGNAGLWGSGGAAGAGGHGGSGGDGGYNALDPTSGGDGGSGGVAGVAGSGGLLFGNGGAGGQGGAGGNGGDSGGSERGENGGAGGGGAAGGNAGRAGLLGGDGGAGGAGGAGGAGGAGSGAPGVGGDGGAASKAGLLWGDGGAGGAGGAGGNSGGTAQNHESVIGGAGGTGGTAGNAGLLFGNGGAGGAGGDGGAGSNARISGTAPSGDGGLGGAGGAGATGGTAGLLFGDGGAGGDGGDGGGGGSANGGGGDGLGGNGGGGGVAGSGGNAGWLFGTGGAGGHGGGGGGGGDAGGYGGNGGIGRTGGDGGTGGNGGGGGTGGLLFGDGGLGGQGGDGGGGAQGGQGNTAGGVGGDGGDGGDAGSAGAGGLLFGNGGAGGQAGGGGNGGAGGYGGAGGKGGDAGNGGAGGSGGAGGELFGDGGLGGRGGTGGTGGPGGTASLGIPSSGGNGGAGGAAGDGGTAASFGNGGNGGHGGDSGNGGSGAHGGPSGAVGAGGDGGNGGDARQLGRGGSGGDGGIGVPSGTDGANGAGVLLPGQAAATWT; encoded by the coding sequence TTGTCGTATGTTGCCGCAATCCCGGAGATAATGACCAGGGCAGCAACGGATCTAGGCACTATCGGCACCGCCGTGAGCCAGGCCAGCGCGGCCGCAGCGGCCCCGACCACCAGCGTGCTCGCCGCCGGCGCCGACGAGATATCGCAGGCGATCGCCGCGCTATTCGGCATGCACGGACAGGCCTATCAACAACTCAGCACTCAAGCCGCGGCGTTTCACACCCAGTTCGTCGAGACCTTGAGCGGCACCGCGACGTCGTATGCGATCGCCGAGGCGGCCAACGCGACACCGCTGCAGGCTGGACTCGACCTGCTCAACGCACCCACCCAGGCGCTGCTGGGGCGCCCGCTGATCGGCGATGGCGCCAACGGGGCACCCGGACAAGCCGGCGGCGCCGGCGGACTACTCTACGGCAACGGCGGCAACGGCGGCACCAGCACCACCGCCGGGGTGGCCGGCGGCGCCGGTGGCGATGCCGGGCTGATCGGCAACGGCGGGGCCGGCGGCGGTGGCGGCGCCGGCGCGATCGGCGGTGCCGGCGGGCGCGGCGGCTGGCTGATCGGCAACGGCGGGGCCGGCGGCGCCGGCGGTACCGCGACCGCGGTCGGCTTCCCGGGCGCTGTCGGCGGCGCGGGCGGCGCCGGTGGCAGCGCCGGACTGTGGGGCAACGGTGGCTCCGGCGGCGACGGCGGCGGTGGCGGCATGGGTGCGGCCGGCTCCGGCGACGGCGGCCTCGGCGGAGCCGGCGGCCAAGCAGGCAACGGCGGGCTGCTATTCGGTAACGGCGGGACCGGCGGGCAAGGCGGCGCCGGCGGGACCGGCGGCGGCGAGGCCGTCGAAGGTATCGCCGGCGCCGGCGGTAACGGCGGCCATGGCGGCGGTGGCGGTACCGGGGGCCTGCTCTTCGGCAGCGGTGGCGCCGCGGGCGACGGCGGCACCGGCGGCGACGGCGGCGCCGGCGACTTCTTCACCACCGCGCGCGGCGGCGCGGGCGGCGACGGCGGGGCCGGCGGCACTGCCGGCAATGCCGGGTTGTGGGGCTCCGGCGGGGCCGCCGGGGCGGGCGGCCACGGCGGCTCCGGCGGCGACGGCGGGTACAACGCTTTAGATCCGACCAGCGGTGGCGACGGCGGGTCTGGCGGTGTCGCCGGTGTGGCCGGTAGCGGTGGGCTGCTGTTCGGCAACGGCGGAGCGGGCGGCCAAGGCGGTGCCGGCGGAAACGGCGGCGACAGTGGCGGCTCAGAACGCGGTGAGAACGGCGGGGCCGGTGGCGGTGGCGCCGCTGGCGGAAACGCCGGCCGGGCGGGGCTGCTTGGGGGTGACGGCGGGGCCGGCGGCGCAGGCGGTGCCGGCGGGGCCGGCGGGGCGGGTTCTGGCGCGCCCGGCGTCGGCGGTGACGGCGGAGCGGCCAGCAAGGCAGGACTGCTGTGGGGTGACGGCGGGGCCGGCGGTGCCGGCGGCGCCGGCGGCAACAGCGGCGGCACCGCGCAGAACCACGAATCCGTCATCGGTGGGGCCGGCGGCACCGGCGGCACCGCCGGCAATGCGGGCCTGCTGTTCGGCAATGGCGGAGCCGGAGGGGCCGGCGGCGACGGCGGCGCCGGCAGCAACGCCCGCATCTCCGGCACCGCTCCCTCCGGTGACGGCGGGCTCGGCGGCGCGGGCGGGGCCGGCGCCACCGGCGGCACGGCCGGGCTGCTGTTCGGCGACGGCGGGGCCGGCGGCGACGGCGGTGACGGCGGTGGGGGCGGTTCCGCCAACGGCGGCGGCGGCGACGGCCTGGGTGGCAACGGCGGTGGCGGCGGTGTGGCTGGGTCGGGCGGCAACGCCGGCTGGCTGTTCGGCACCGGCGGCGCCGGCGGACACGGTGGCGGTGGGGGCGGCGGCGGCGACGCCGGTGGCTACGGCGGCAACGGCGGCATCGGCCGCACCGGCGGAGACGGTGGCACCGGCGGCAACGGCGGCGGCGGCGGAACGGGCGGGCTGTTGTTCGGCGATGGCGGACTCGGAGGACAGGGAGGCGACGGCGGCGGCGGCGCCCAAGGCGGTCAAGGAAACACGGCTGGTGGCGTCGGCGGCGACGGCGGCGACGGCGGCGACGCCGGGAGCGCCGGTGCCGGCGGGCTGCTGTTCGGCAACGGCGGGGCCGGCGGTCAAGCCGGTGGCGGCGGCAACGGCGGGGCCGGCGGCTACGGTGGGGCCGGCGGCAAGGGCGGCGACGCCGGTAACGGCGGGGCCGGCGGCTCCGGTGGGGCCGGCGGAGAGCTGTTCGGCGACGGCGGGCTCGGCGGCCGGGGCGGTACCGGCGGTACCGGCGGTCCCGGCGGCACCGCCAGCCTGGGAATTCCCAGCAGCGGCGGGAATGGCGGGGCCGGCGGCGCCGCCGGCGACGGTGGCACGGCCGCCTCGTTCGGCAACGGCGGCAACGGCGGGCACGGCGGTGACAGCGGCAACGGCGGCAGCGGCGCGCACGGTGGGCCAAGCGGCGCCGTGGGCGCCGGCGGCGACGGCGGCAACGGCGGCGATGCTCGGCAGCTCGGCAGGGGCGGCAGCGGCGGGGACGGCGGGATCGGCGTACCCAGCGGGACCGACGGCGCCAACGGCGCCGGGGTGCTGCTGCCCGGCCAGGCCGCCGCCACCTGGACATAG
- a CDS encoding acyl-CoA carboxylase subunit beta, translating into MTVTEPTLHTTAEKLAELRARLELAKEPGGEKAAAKRDKKGIPSARARVHALVDPGTFFEIGALCKTPGDPNALYGDGVVTGHAMIDGRPVGVFSHDQTVFQGSVGEMFGRKVSRLMEWCAMVGCPIIGINDSAGARIQDTATSLAWYAELGRRHELLSGVVPQISIILGKCAGGAVYSPIQTDLVVAVRDQGYMFVTGPDVIKDVTGEEVTLDELGGADAQARYGNIHQVVESEEAAFQYVRDFLSFLPSNCFGEPPIVNPGLEPELTPSDLELDSIVPDSDNMAYDMHEILLRIFDDGDFLDVAAQGGQAMITGYARVDGRAVGVVANQPMHMSGAIDNEASDKAARFVRFCDSFKIPLVFVVDTPGFLPGAEQEKNGIIKRGGRFLYAVVEADVPKVTITIRKSYGGAYAVMGSKQLTADFNFAWPTARIAVIGADGAAQLLMKRFPDPTTPEAQAIKRDFIEGYNLNMAIPWIAAERGFIDAVVDPHETRLLIRKSMHLLRDKQQWARLARKHGLIPV; encoded by the coding sequence GTGACGGTGACCGAGCCAACTCTGCACACCACAGCCGAGAAGCTGGCCGAGCTGCGCGCTCGGCTGGAGTTGGCCAAGGAGCCGGGCGGTGAGAAGGCCGCCGCCAAGCGCGATAAGAAGGGCATCCCGAGCGCCCGCGCCCGCGTGCACGCGCTGGTCGACCCGGGCACGTTCTTCGAGATCGGCGCCTTGTGCAAGACACCGGGCGACCCCAACGCGCTCTACGGCGATGGCGTGGTCACCGGCCACGCCATGATCGACGGCCGCCCGGTCGGGGTGTTCTCCCACGACCAGACCGTGTTTCAAGGTTCCGTTGGCGAGATGTTCGGCCGCAAGGTGTCCCGGTTGATGGAGTGGTGCGCGATGGTTGGTTGCCCGATCATCGGCATCAACGACTCGGCCGGCGCTCGCATCCAGGACACAGCGACCTCGCTGGCGTGGTACGCCGAACTGGGCCGTCGACACGAGCTGTTGTCCGGAGTGGTGCCGCAGATCTCCATCATCCTGGGCAAATGCGCCGGGGGAGCGGTGTATTCGCCGATCCAGACGGATCTGGTGGTGGCGGTGCGCGACCAGGGCTACATGTTCGTCACCGGGCCCGACGTGATCAAGGACGTCACCGGCGAGGAGGTCACCCTCGACGAGTTGGGCGGCGCCGACGCGCAGGCTCGCTACGGCAATATCCACCAGGTGGTGGAGTCGGAGGAAGCCGCCTTCCAGTACGTGCGCGACTTCTTGTCGTTTCTGCCGTCCAACTGCTTCGGTGAGCCGCCGATCGTAAACCCCGGGCTGGAGCCCGAACTCACCCCGAGCGATCTGGAACTCGACTCGATCGTGCCGGACTCCGACAACATGGCCTACGACATGCACGAGATCCTGTTGCGGATCTTCGACGACGGCGATTTTCTCGATGTCGCCGCCCAAGGCGGGCAGGCTATGATCACCGGCTACGCGCGCGTCGACGGACGCGCCGTGGGTGTGGTCGCCAACCAGCCCATGCACATGTCCGGGGCCATTGACAATGAGGCCTCCGACAAGGCCGCGCGTTTCGTCCGGTTCTGTGACTCGTTCAAGATTCCGTTGGTTTTCGTGGTGGATACGCCGGGGTTCCTGCCCGGGGCGGAGCAGGAGAAGAACGGCATCATCAAGCGCGGCGGGCGGTTCCTGTACGCCGTGGTGGAAGCAGACGTGCCGAAGGTGACCATCACTATTCGCAAGTCCTACGGCGGCGCGTATGCCGTGATGGGCTCCAAGCAGCTGACCGCCGACTTCAACTTCGCCTGGCCCACCGCGCGCATCGCGGTGATCGGTGCCGACGGTGCCGCGCAGTTGTTGATGAAACGCTTCCCCGACCCGACTACGCCTGAGGCTCAGGCCATCAAGCGAGACTTCATCGAGGGCTACAACCTCAACATGGCGATCCCGTGGATCGCCGCGGAGCGCGGGTTTATCGACGCGGTCGTCGACCCGCATGAGACCCGGCTGCTCATCCGCAAGTCGATGCATTTGTTGCGGGACAAGCAGCAGTGGGCTCGGTTAGCCCGAAAGCATGGCCTGATCCCGGTCTAG
- a CDS encoding PE family protein — protein sequence MSYVAAIPEIMTRAATDLGTIGTAVSQASAAAAAPTTSVLAAGADEISQAIAALFGMHGQAYQQLSTQAAAFHTQFVETLSGTATSYAIAEAANATPLQAGLDLINAPTQALLGRPLIGDGANGAPGQAGGAGGLLYGNGGNGGTSTTAGVAGGAGGDAGLIGNGGAGGGGGAGAIGGAGGRGGWLIGNGGAGGAGGTATAVGFPGAVGGAGGAGGSAGLWGNGGSGGDGGGGGMGAAGSGDGGLGGAGGQAGNGGLLFGNGGTGGQGGDGGAGGAGDAGTNGDGGAGGKGGDGGSGGSAGVLLGSGGSGGTGGAGGDGGTAASVAAGTVGGAGGAGGTGGNAGNSWLWGNGGVAGAGGAGGDGGAGGNPASADSQGGAGGAGGGAGSAGRAGVLFGNGGDGGAGGNGGDGGDNGNRRLGDSTGGDGGSGAAGGHAGAAGLLFGHGGAGGDGGDGGNGGAGIGVGASGGDGGAASKAGLLWGNGGSGGSGGNAGSSGSTWANRGNASGGTGGAGGAAGDAGLFFGNGGAGGGGGDGAAGSDSELAGSVPVGDAGAGGAGGDGAAGGKAGLLIGSGGNGGGGGDGGGGGSAILTSDGLGGIGGDGGVGGAAGSAGWLFGAGGSGGQGGGGGDGGAGGVGLGGVGIGRLGGDGGVGGSGGSGGAGGQLFGEGGQGGHGGSGGQGGQGGQGNIGGGQGGQGGDGGDAGNGGTGGQLLGDGGAGGHAGSGGDGGAGGAGITTGGAGGTAGGGGTGGTGGSGGTVFGAGGAGGQGGTGGTGGDPGLDGIGNPADGGDGGSGGNAGGGGHAALVGDGGLGGRGGDGGQSGGIGGVVGGGGNGGNGGDARLIGNGGNGGNGGVGAPNGTGGAGGTWGLLFGQPGTPGT from the coding sequence TTGTCGTATGTTGCCGCAATCCCGGAGATAATGACCAGGGCAGCAACGGATCTAGGCACTATCGGCACCGCCGTGAGCCAGGCCAGCGCGGCCGCAGCGGCCCCGACCACCAGCGTGCTCGCCGCCGGCGCCGACGAGATATCGCAGGCGATCGCCGCGCTATTCGGCATGCACGGACAGGCCTATCAACAACTCAGCACTCAAGCCGCGGCGTTTCACACCCAGTTCGTCGAGACCTTGAGCGGCACCGCGACGTCGTATGCGATCGCCGAGGCGGCCAACGCGACACCGCTGCAGGCTGGACTCGACCTGATCAACGCACCCACCCAGGCGCTGCTGGGGCGCCCGCTGATCGGCGATGGCGCCAACGGGGCACCCGGACAAGCCGGCGGCGCCGGCGGACTGCTCTACGGCAACGGCGGCAACGGCGGCACCAGCACCACCGCCGGGGTGGCCGGCGGCGCCGGTGGCGATGCCGGGCTGATCGGCAACGGCGGGGCCGGCGGCGGTGGCGGCGCCGGCGCGATCGGCGGTGCCGGCGGGCGCGGCGGCTGGCTGATCGGCAACGGCGGCGCCGGCGGCGCCGGCGGTACCGCGACCGCGGTCGGCTTCCCGGGCGCTGTCGGCGGCGCGGGCGGCGCCGGTGGCAGCGCCGGACTGTGGGGCAACGGTGGCTCCGGCGGCGACGGCGGCGGTGGCGGCATGGGTGCGGCCGGCTCCGGCGACGGCGGCCTCGGCGGAGCCGGCGGCCAAGCAGGCAACGGCGGGCTGCTATTCGGTAACGGCGGGACCGGCGGGCAAGGCGGTGACGGCGGCGCCGGTGGGGCCGGAGATGCCGGCACAAACGGCGACGGCGGGGCGGGCGGTAAAGGCGGCGACGGGGGCAGCGGCGGCTCCGCTGGCGTGTTGTTGGGTAGCGGCGGATCCGGCGGAACCGGCGGAGCGGGTGGCGACGGCGGCACCGCTGCGAGTGTCGCCGCCGGTACCGTCGGCGGGGCCGGTGGCGCCGGGGGGACCGGCGGCAATGCGGGCAACTCGTGGTTGTGGGGCAACGGCGGTGTCGCGGGCGCGGGCGGTGCCGGCGGCGACGGCGGAGCCGGCGGAAATCCCGCCTCGGCCGACAGCCAGGGCGGCGCAGGCGGAGCTGGAGGTGGCGCCGGGTCAGCCGGCCGCGCCGGTGTGCTGTTCGGTAATGGAGGCGACGGCGGAGCCGGCGGCAACGGCGGCGACGGCGGCGATAACGGCAACCGCCGTCTGGGCGACAGCACGGGCGGCGATGGCGGCAGTGGTGCCGCGGGCGGGCACGCCGGCGCGGCGGGATTGTTATTCGGCCACGGCGGCGCTGGAGGTGACGGCGGTGACGGCGGCAACGGCGGAGCCGGTATCGGAGTCGGTGCCAGCGGCGGAGATGGCGGGGCAGCCAGCAAGGCGGGACTGCTCTGGGGCAACGGCGGGTCCGGAGGTAGCGGCGGCAACGCCGGTAGTAGCGGGTCTACCTGGGCAAACCGTGGCAACGCGAGCGGCGGCACGGGCGGGGCCGGCGGCGCCGCTGGTGACGCGGGATTGTTCTTCGGCAATGGCGGAGCCGGCGGTGGCGGCGGAGACGGTGCCGCCGGCAGCGATTCGGAATTGGCCGGCAGCGTCCCGGTCGGAGACGCCGGCGCCGGTGGTGCCGGAGGCGATGGCGCCGCGGGCGGCAAGGCCGGGCTACTGATCGGAAGCGGTGGTAACGGCGGCGGTGGCGGCGACGGTGGCGGCGGCGGTTCAGCCATCCTCACCAGCGACGGCCTCGGGGGAATCGGTGGTGATGGCGGCGTCGGCGGAGCGGCCGGCAGTGCGGGCTGGCTGTTCGGCGCCGGCGGGTCCGGCGGACAGGGCGGTGGCGGTGGTGATGGCGGCGCCGGCGGCGTGGGTCTCGGCGGGGTCGGGATCGGGCGCCTCGGCGGGGACGGCGGCGTCGGCGGCAGCGGCGGCAGCGGCGGAGCCGGCGGGCAGCTGTTCGGCGAGGGCGGACAAGGCGGACACGGAGGCAGCGGCGGTCAAGGCGGGCAAGGCGGGCAAGGCAACATCGGTGGCGGACAAGGCGGGCAGGGGGGCGACGGCGGCGACGCCGGCAACGGCGGGACCGGCGGACAGCTGCTCGGCGACGGCGGGGCCGGTGGGCATGCCGGCAGTGGCGGAGACGGCGGCGCCGGCGGCGCCGGTATCACCACAGGAGGTGCCGGTGGGACGGCTGGTGGCGGCGGGACCGGCGGCACCGGTGGAAGCGGAGGGACGGTATTCGGGGCCGGCGGAGCCGGCGGGCAGGGCGGCACCGGCGGCACGGGCGGCGATCCGGGCCTGGACGGTATCGGCAATCCCGCCGATGGCGGGGACGGCGGCAGCGGTGGCAACGCCGGCGGGGGCGGGCACGCCGCACTGGTCGGCGATGGCGGACTCGGCGGCCGCGGAGGTGACGGCGGCCAAAGCGGCGGGATTGGCGGCGTCGTCGGCGGTGGCGGCAACGGCGGCAATGGCGGCGACGCGCGGCTGATCGGCAACGGCGGTAACGGCGGCAACGGCGGCGTCGGTGCGCCGAACGGGACCGGCGGAGCCGGTGGCACCTGGGGGCTGCTGTTCGGTCAACCCGGAACGCCGGGGACGTAG